A window from Streptomyces sp. NBC_00271 encodes these proteins:
- a CDS encoding discoidin domain-containing protein, giving the protein MAGQSHAPRDPSGPSRRSVVTTGSTLLGGFGLSALFPVTSTAAGRSDALTAAAPSGELAAYRPVRVSSTDYAPTPGEFVVDRLAAPGVRGSGWRAAAGDDPQWISVDLEADCQVTRVRLTFEADASDPVFTPPATGNPAQGTTGKEILSSYALAFVVETSRDGSSWTSVYRTTAGTGGVVDIPLARSVTARWVRMTAQRRSSPNPLGLNGFEVYGTAGGRRPAVTGWTDWGTHHGEAPGLAVAADGTVPLESGWRLTLDDWADGEGPDLSKPTVDTSGWLPATVPGTVLASLVDQGKLPDPVAGLNNLHIPEALSRHSWWYKRDFDLPSGLRTGHGRRVWLEFDGINHQADIWLNGHQVGGLTYPFARSAHDVTEWIAEKGRNALAVKITPMPVPGSPGDKGPAGESWVDAGAGQMNLNSPTYLAASGWDWMPAVRDRVSGIWNHVRLRSTGPVVIGDPRVDTVLPDLPDTSVAEVTLTVPVRNADAVEHTTTVSASFGDIRVSKAVTVLAGRSVDVIFAPDAFSRLRLRNPALWWPNGLGSPALHDLTLAASVDGAESDRRTTRFGIRQFGYEYDVPLPFTSSGDACTQSLAVGRQQARYVRVRCLTRATDWGNSLWTLSVTDSGRPGTDLALHASATSSTTDGDDHGPGNATDGDPGTRWSSAYQDDQWIRVDLGSQQSLDGVDLVWEQAYARTYVVQVSTDDSTWTDVKSVDNTAVPLPFNTDRASLQVEDFTAHTARFVRINCGVRHTSWGNSLWSLSVIDSSRPGTDLALHKAATASTEESDHPAAAATDGSPDSRWSSQYEDHQWIQVDLGSAQSFDRVAILWEQAYPKTYVIQVSSDGDTWTDVKSVDNSPVPLKISVNGVRVLARGGNWGWDELLRRMPAERMDAAVRMHRDMNFTMIRNWVGSINREEFYASCDEHGILVWNDFPNAWAMDPPDHDAFNAIARDTVLRYRIHPCVVVWCGANEGDPPAAIDKGMRDAVEQQAPGILYQNNSAGGIITGGGPYNWVEPEKYYDPSTYGSNSFGFHTEIGMPVVSTAESMRNLVGDEKEWPIGGAWYYHDWSEHGNQAPQQYRAAIEARLGTATDLDDFAGKAQFVNYENARSMFEAWNAHLWDDASGLMLWMSHPAWHSTVWQTYDYDFDVNGTYYGARTACEPLHVQADPLKWQLLVVNHTRGKVEDATVTARLHDLAGRRIGGTRKAVVDVASASTTTAFAVDWTDDLPDLHLLRLTLEDHTGRTVSTNTYWRHRTPAAMKALNDLPRVRLSASITRVSHSGTGTGARRELTAVVKNRGSALAPMVRLSLLDDHSGERVLPTLYSDNYLWLLPGESRTVTLSWPAHALPSTRPALSVSAYNSPRTVARG; this is encoded by the coding sequence ATGGCAGGTCAGTCACATGCGCCGCGGGATCCTTCCGGTCCTTCCCGGCGGTCGGTGGTCACTACGGGTTCGACTCTTCTCGGCGGGTTCGGTCTAAGCGCTCTGTTCCCGGTGACGAGCACGGCTGCCGGGCGCAGCGACGCGCTCACCGCGGCAGCGCCGTCTGGTGAACTCGCCGCCTACCGCCCCGTCCGGGTCTCCTCGACGGACTACGCGCCGACTCCGGGCGAGTTCGTGGTCGACCGTCTCGCGGCGCCCGGGGTCCGGGGAAGCGGATGGCGCGCGGCGGCGGGGGACGATCCGCAGTGGATCTCGGTGGATCTTGAGGCCGACTGCCAGGTGACGCGGGTTCGGCTCACCTTCGAGGCCGACGCGAGCGATCCGGTTTTCACGCCTCCGGCCACCGGCAACCCGGCCCAGGGCACCACCGGCAAGGAGATCCTGTCCAGTTACGCGCTCGCCTTCGTGGTCGAGACGTCCAGGGACGGCAGCTCCTGGACGAGCGTGTACCGCACGACCGCCGGTACGGGCGGGGTGGTGGACATTCCGCTGGCCCGGTCCGTGACGGCGCGGTGGGTGCGGATGACGGCTCAGCGGCGGTCCAGTCCCAATCCGCTCGGGCTGAACGGTTTCGAGGTGTACGGCACGGCCGGCGGGCGGCGTCCCGCGGTCACCGGCTGGACCGACTGGGGAACCCACCACGGCGAGGCTCCCGGGCTGGCCGTCGCGGCGGACGGCACGGTGCCGCTGGAGTCCGGCTGGCGGCTGACCCTGGACGACTGGGCCGACGGCGAGGGCCCCGATCTGTCGAAGCCGACCGTGGACACCAGCGGCTGGCTGCCCGCCACCGTGCCCGGCACGGTCCTCGCGTCACTCGTCGATCAGGGAAAGCTCCCGGACCCGGTCGCCGGTCTGAACAATCTGCACATCCCTGAGGCGCTCTCCCGCCATTCCTGGTGGTACAAGCGTGACTTCGACCTGCCGTCCGGTCTGCGCACCGGGCATGGCCGCAGGGTCTGGCTGGAGTTCGACGGCATCAACCATCAGGCCGACATCTGGCTCAACGGCCACCAGGTGGGAGGGCTCACCTACCCGTTCGCCCGCTCCGCCCATGACGTGACGGAGTGGATCGCCGAGAAGGGCCGGAACGCGCTGGCGGTGAAGATCACGCCGATGCCCGTCCCCGGCAGCCCGGGGGACAAGGGTCCCGCCGGTGAGTCCTGGGTGGACGCGGGTGCGGGTCAGATGAACCTCAACTCGCCCACGTATCTGGCCGCTTCGGGGTGGGACTGGATGCCTGCCGTACGGGACCGGGTCTCGGGGATCTGGAACCATGTCCGGCTGAGATCCACGGGGCCTGTGGTCATCGGCGACCCCCGGGTGGACACGGTTCTGCCGGACCTGCCCGACACCTCCGTCGCCGAAGTCACCCTCACCGTCCCGGTCCGTAACGCCGATGCGGTCGAGCACACCACGACCGTCTCCGCGTCCTTCGGTGACATACGTGTCTCCAAGGCCGTCACCGTGCTGGCGGGCCGGAGCGTCGACGTCATCTTCGCCCCGGACGCCTTCAGCCGGCTGCGGCTGCGCAACCCCGCGCTGTGGTGGCCCAACGGGCTCGGCAGTCCCGCCCTTCACGACCTCACCCTGGCCGCCTCGGTCGACGGGGCGGAGAGCGACCGGCGCACCACCCGCTTCGGTATCCGCCAGTTCGGCTACGAGTACGACGTGCCGCTGCCCTTCACCTCGTCCGGCGACGCCTGCACCCAGTCGCTGGCGGTCGGAAGGCAGCAGGCCCGCTATGTGCGGGTCAGGTGCCTGACCCGGGCCACCGACTGGGGCAACTCGCTGTGGACCCTGTCCGTGACCGACAGCGGCAGGCCGGGTACCGACCTCGCCCTGCACGCGAGCGCCACCTCCTCCACGACGGACGGCGACGACCACGGCCCCGGCAACGCCACCGACGGTGACCCCGGCACCCGCTGGTCCTCGGCCTACCAGGACGACCAGTGGATCCGCGTGGACCTGGGCTCCCAGCAGTCCCTCGACGGCGTCGACCTCGTGTGGGAGCAGGCCTACGCCCGGACGTACGTGGTCCAGGTGTCCACGGACGACTCGACCTGGACGGACGTGAAGTCCGTGGACAACACCGCCGTACCGCTGCCGTTCAACACCGACCGGGCGAGCCTGCAGGTGGAGGACTTCACCGCCCATACGGCCCGCTTCGTCCGGATCAACTGCGGTGTGCGCCACACCAGTTGGGGCAACTCCCTCTGGTCCCTTTCGGTGATCGACAGTTCCCGTCCGGGCACCGACCTGGCGCTGCACAAGGCGGCCACGGCCTCCACGGAGGAGTCCGACCATCCGGCCGCCGCCGCGACCGACGGCAGCCCCGACAGCCGGTGGTCGTCGCAGTACGAGGACCACCAGTGGATCCAGGTCGACCTGGGCTCCGCCCAGAGTTTCGACCGGGTGGCCATCCTGTGGGAGCAGGCCTACCCGAAGACGTACGTCATCCAGGTGTCGTCTGACGGTGACACCTGGACGGATGTGAAGTCCGTGGACAACAGCCCGGTGCCGCTGAAGATCAGCGTGAATGGCGTACGGGTGCTGGCCCGGGGCGGCAACTGGGGCTGGGACGAACTGCTGCGGCGGATGCCGGCCGAGCGGATGGACGCGGCGGTGCGCATGCATCGCGACATGAACTTCACGATGATCCGCAACTGGGTCGGCAGCATCAACCGCGAGGAGTTCTACGCCAGTTGCGACGAACACGGCATCCTGGTGTGGAACGACTTCCCCAATGCCTGGGCCATGGACCCGCCGGACCATGACGCGTTCAACGCGATCGCGCGCGACACCGTACTGCGCTACCGCATCCACCCCTGCGTGGTGGTGTGGTGCGGCGCCAACGAGGGCGACCCGCCGGCCGCCATCGACAAGGGCATGCGCGACGCCGTCGAGCAGCAGGCCCCCGGCATCCTTTACCAGAACAACTCCGCCGGAGGCATCATCACCGGCGGCGGCCCCTACAACTGGGTCGAGCCCGAGAAGTACTACGACCCGTCGACCTACGGCAGCAACAGCTTCGGATTCCACACCGAGATCGGCATGCCGGTCGTCTCCACCGCCGAGAGCATGCGCAACCTGGTGGGCGACGAGAAGGAGTGGCCGATCGGCGGAGCGTGGTACTACCACGACTGGAGTGAGCACGGGAATCAGGCTCCGCAGCAGTACCGGGCGGCGATCGAGGCGCGCCTGGGCACCGCGACGGACCTCGACGACTTCGCCGGCAAGGCGCAGTTCGTCAACTACGAGAACGCGCGCAGCATGTTCGAGGCGTGGAACGCCCACCTATGGGACGACGCCAGCGGCCTCATGCTGTGGATGTCCCACCCCGCCTGGCACAGCACCGTCTGGCAGACCTACGACTACGACTTCGACGTCAACGGCACCTACTACGGTGCCCGCACCGCCTGCGAGCCCCTGCACGTCCAGGCCGACCCGCTGAAGTGGCAGCTCCTCGTGGTGAACCACACGCGCGGGAAGGTCGAGGATGCGACCGTCACCGCCCGGCTGCACGACCTCGCCGGTCGCCGGATCGGCGGGACCAGGAAGGCCGTGGTCGATGTCGCGTCGGCCTCCACCACAACCGCCTTCGCCGTGGACTGGACCGACGACCTGCCCGATCTGCACCTGCTGCGCCTGACCCTCGAGGACCACACGGGTCGTACCGTCTCGACCAACACCTACTGGCGCCATCGGACCCCGGCCGCGATGAAGGCGCTCAACGACCTCCCGCGGGTCAGGCTCTCGGCCTCGATCACGCGCGTGTCGCACTCCGGTACCGGTACCGGTGCCCGACGTGAGCTGACCGCTGTCGTCAAGAACCGTGGGTCGGCCCTCGCCCCGATGGTCCGGCTGTCACTGCTGGACGATCACAGCGGTGAGCGCGTCCTGCCGACGCTGTACAGCGACAACTACCTCTGGCTGCTGCCCGGCGAATCACGGACGGTCACCCTGTCCTGGCCGGCTCACGCGCTGCCGTCGACCCGTCCGGCGCTCAGCGTGTCCGCCTACAACAGTCCCCGCACGGTCGCCCGGGGGTAG
- a CDS encoding SGNH/GDSL hydrolase family protein: MTKRHGYALLAAVFAMIVAISGAIYVGVAADDGTGGTRNATADNRAPRDSAAPASAGTWVGTWSASPAGAEPGTETNGMAGRSLRNVVHTDVGGTEARITLSNLYGQQPLNITHASIAVAAAENDAAAVADTMRRLTFSGSTTVTVPAGAQIMSDAVRVRIPRDSDVLVTTYSPTPSGPVTYHPHARQISYAAQGDRTEDLTATAYTEQTPHWRYLTALDVLSDESVGTVVALGDSITDGITSTEGANHRWTDVLADRLRTAAGTGDVPRYSVVNQGISGNQVLAEGLGRPADNPSGLNRLERDVLGRTNVKAVVIDLGVNDILRNQGQVDPVTVTDGLREMVRRAHARGLRVVGATLMPFGGHRGYSRSRDAVRRAVNAEIRAGKVYDAVVDFDKALRDPYDPRRLRADYDSGDHLHPSDKGYERMAEVFELGDLKGAAPAEL; this comes from the coding sequence ATGACCAAGCGTCATGGTTATGCCCTGCTGGCCGCCGTCTTCGCCATGATCGTGGCCATATCCGGAGCCATATACGTGGGTGTCGCCGCCGACGACGGCACCGGCGGCACCCGTAACGCCACCGCCGACAACCGCGCCCCGCGCGACTCGGCCGCCCCCGCCTCCGCCGGCACCTGGGTCGGCACCTGGTCGGCCTCCCCCGCCGGAGCCGAGCCCGGCACCGAGACGAACGGCATGGCGGGCCGCTCCCTGCGCAACGTCGTGCACACGGACGTCGGCGGCACCGAGGCCCGCATCACCCTGTCCAACCTCTACGGACAGCAGCCGCTGAACATCACGCACGCCTCGATCGCCGTCGCCGCGGCCGAGAACGACGCGGCGGCGGTGGCCGACACCATGCGCCGCCTCACCTTCTCCGGCAGCACCACCGTGACCGTCCCGGCCGGAGCGCAGATCATGAGCGACGCCGTGCGCGTGCGCATCCCGCGCGACTCCGACGTCCTCGTGACCACGTACTCCCCGACCCCGTCCGGCCCGGTCACCTACCACCCGCACGCACGGCAGATCTCCTACGCCGCCCAGGGCGACCGCACCGAGGACCTGACCGCCACCGCGTACACCGAGCAGACCCCGCACTGGCGCTACCTCACCGCGCTCGACGTACTGAGCGACGAATCCGTCGGCACCGTCGTCGCCCTGGGCGACTCGATCACCGACGGCATCACCTCCACGGAGGGCGCCAACCACCGCTGGACGGACGTCCTCGCCGACCGGCTGCGCACCGCGGCCGGCACCGGGGACGTGCCTCGCTACAGCGTCGTCAACCAGGGCATCAGCGGCAACCAGGTCCTGGCCGAAGGGCTCGGCCGGCCCGCCGACAACCCGAGCGGCCTGAACCGTCTCGAACGCGACGTGCTCGGCCGTACGAACGTCAAGGCCGTCGTCATCGACCTCGGCGTCAACGACATCCTGCGCAACCAGGGCCAGGTCGATCCGGTGACCGTCACCGACGGGCTGCGGGAGATGGTGCGGCGGGCGCATGCGCGCGGGCTGCGGGTCGTCGGGGCGACGCTGATGCCCTTCGGCGGGCACCGCGGGTACTCGCGGTCGCGTGACGCCGTACGGCGGGCCGTCAACGCGGAGATCCGGGCGGGGAAGGTGTACGACGCCGTCGTCGACTTCGACAAGGCGTTGCGGGATCCGTACGATCCGCGGCGGCTGCGGGCCGATTACGACTCCGGGGACCATCTGCACCCCAGTGACAAGGGGTACGAGCGGATGGCGGAGGTGTTCGAGCTCGGGGATCTGAAGGGGGCGGCGCCTGCGGAGCTGTAG
- a CDS encoding GlxA family transcriptional regulator — MHTVAVLALDQVIPFDLSAPIDTFGWARLPDGREPYRIRVCSPTADEEVSAGPFTIRAPYGLEALAEADTIILPGVADPAAPLPPGVTEALRAAAANGTRIASICVGAFVFAATGLLDGLRATTHWVAAQDLAARYPAVTVDPNVLYVDNGQFLTSAGAAAALDMCLHMIRNDHGSAVAAHAARMSVMPLEREGGQAQFIIHDQPPVPAGTTMEPLLAWLEENAERELTLEDIAAHAGMSTRTLNRRFRDQTGTTPLQWLHRARVRRAQYLLETTTYPVERIATQAGFGSPTAFRERFKRVVGTSPYAYRRAFQSTGPTPDPVPTSVPVPVPESVSAAAAS, encoded by the coding sequence ATGCACACCGTAGCCGTACTGGCGCTCGACCAGGTCATCCCGTTCGACCTCTCCGCCCCGATCGACACCTTCGGCTGGGCCCGGCTGCCGGACGGCCGGGAGCCCTACCGGATCCGGGTCTGCTCGCCGACGGCGGACGAGGAGGTGAGCGCGGGCCCGTTCACGATCCGCGCCCCCTACGGCCTGGAGGCGCTGGCCGAGGCCGACACGATCATCCTGCCCGGCGTCGCCGACCCGGCCGCCCCGCTCCCGCCGGGCGTGACGGAGGCGCTGCGCGCGGCGGCCGCGAACGGCACCCGGATCGCCTCGATCTGCGTGGGCGCCTTCGTCTTCGCCGCCACCGGCCTGCTGGACGGGCTGCGCGCCACCACCCACTGGGTCGCGGCGCAGGACCTGGCGGCCAGGTACCCCGCCGTGACCGTCGACCCGAACGTCCTCTACGTCGACAACGGCCAGTTCCTCACCTCGGCGGGCGCGGCCGCCGCCCTCGACATGTGCCTGCACATGATCCGCAACGACCACGGTTCGGCGGTCGCCGCGCACGCGGCCCGGATGTCGGTCATGCCGCTCGAACGGGAGGGCGGCCAGGCCCAGTTCATCATCCACGACCAGCCCCCGGTGCCGGCCGGCACCACGATGGAGCCCCTCCTCGCCTGGCTGGAGGAGAACGCGGAGCGTGAGCTGACCCTGGAGGACATCGCCGCCCACGCCGGCATGAGCACCCGTACGCTCAACCGCCGCTTCCGCGACCAGACCGGCACCACACCGCTCCAGTGGCTGCACCGCGCCCGGGTCCGCCGAGCCCAGTACCTCCTGGAGACGACCACGTACCCGGTCGAACGCATCGCGACCCAGGCGGGGTTCGGCTCACCGACGGCGTTCCGGGAGCGGTTCAAGCGGGTGGTGGGAACGAGCCCGTACGCGTACCGCCGCGCGTTCCAGAGCACGGGACCGACCCCGGACCCGGTCCCAACCTCAGTCCCGGTCCCGGTCCCGGAATCCGTGTCCGCTGCCGCGGCCTCGTAG
- a CDS encoding MFS transporter: protein MSTVEEKGRGEGRDQAGGRVTSAVPARLDRLPWSRWHWTVVIGLGTVWILDGLEVTIVGNIAGRLSEPGSGLPITSAQVTGTAAALYVAGACVGALFFGRLTDRFGRRKLFMVTLAVYLGATALTTVSFEPWWFFTFRFFTGFGIGGEYAAINSAIDELIPSHYRGRVDLIINGSFWLGAIGGSLLSIVALDTALFPANIGWRLTFALGVVLGLAILVVRRNVPESPRWLLIHGRQEEAEQLVASVEERVRADLGGRELPPPTGEITIHQRKTVGFLAIARTVLATYRKRAVFGLSLFIGQAFLYNAITFGFGAILTKFYDVPTGSTGYYFAVIALGNFLGPLLLGKLFDTVGRRRMISSTYLLSGLLLFGTAWLFGRGSLSAVTLTACWCVALFFASAGASSAYLTVSEIFPMETRAMAIAFFYAIGTAAGGISGPLVFADLTQSGVVGDTVLAFQIGAGLMCAAGLVAAFLAVNAERRSLEDIAAPLSTVAPADS, encoded by the coding sequence ATGTCCACCGTTGAGGAGAAGGGCCGGGGGGAAGGCCGGGATCAAGCCGGGGGCCGGGTCACCAGCGCCGTTCCCGCCCGTCTCGACCGTCTCCCGTGGTCACGCTGGCACTGGACCGTGGTGATCGGCCTCGGCACGGTGTGGATCCTCGACGGCCTGGAAGTCACGATCGTCGGCAACATCGCCGGACGCCTCTCCGAGCCCGGCAGCGGCCTGCCGATCACCTCCGCGCAGGTCACCGGCACCGCGGCCGCCCTCTATGTCGCCGGCGCGTGCGTGGGGGCGCTGTTCTTCGGCCGCCTCACCGACCGCTTCGGCCGCAGGAAACTGTTCATGGTCACCCTGGCGGTGTATCTCGGGGCCACGGCCCTGACCACCGTCTCCTTCGAGCCCTGGTGGTTCTTCACCTTCCGCTTCTTCACGGGCTTCGGTATCGGCGGCGAGTACGCGGCCATCAACTCCGCGATCGACGAGCTGATCCCCTCCCACTACCGTGGCCGGGTCGACCTGATCATCAACGGCAGCTTCTGGCTGGGCGCGATCGGCGGCTCCCTGCTGTCGATCGTCGCGCTGGACACCGCCCTCTTCCCGGCGAACATCGGCTGGCGGCTGACCTTCGCCCTCGGCGTGGTCCTCGGCCTGGCCATCCTCGTCGTGCGCCGCAATGTCCCGGAGAGCCCACGGTGGCTGCTGATCCACGGCAGGCAGGAGGAGGCCGAGCAACTGGTGGCGTCGGTGGAGGAACGGGTCCGCGCCGACCTCGGCGGCCGCGAACTGCCTCCCCCGACCGGGGAGATCACCATCCACCAGCGCAAGACCGTCGGCTTCCTCGCCATCGCCCGCACGGTCCTCGCGACCTATCGCAAACGCGCCGTGTTCGGCCTCTCCCTCTTCATCGGCCAAGCGTTCCTCTACAACGCGATCACCTTCGGCTTCGGCGCGATCCTGACCAAGTTCTACGACGTCCCGACGGGCTCCACCGGCTACTACTTCGCCGTGATCGCCCTCGGCAACTTCCTCGGCCCGCTGCTGCTCGGCAAGCTCTTCGACACGGTCGGCCGCCGCCGGATGATCTCGTCGACGTATCTGCTCTCCGGGTTGCTGCTGTTCGGCACGGCCTGGCTGTTCGGCCGGGGCTCGCTGAGCGCGGTGACCCTGACGGCCTGCTGGTGCGTGGCCCTCTTCTTCGCCTCGGCGGGCGCGTCGAGCGCCTACCTCACCGTCTCCGAGATCTTCCCCATGGAGACCCGCGCGATGGCCATCGCCTTCTTCTACGCCATCGGCACGGCGGCCGGCGGCATCAGCGGACCGCTGGTCTTCGCGGACCTCACCCAGTCCGGCGTGGTCGGCGACACCGTGCTGGCCTTCCAGATCGGCGCGGGCCTGATGTGCGCGGCGGGCCTGGTCGCCGCGTTCCTGGCGGTGAACGCCGAACGGCGCTCGTTGGAGGACATCGCCGCCCCGCTGTCGACGGTGGCACCCGCCGACTCTTGA
- a CDS encoding levansucrase, with protein sequence MHGQVYGPHDPSTPSAPAAYLATLEGRLTADGCATRWEDWAGVPVLVGRRSDFRLRWMATKLYLFTVAAAVPEITVPVVEGFTEQVTKYAKDTKGGLPVGLQNGVGAFPVLVSDRVDPAAVRWAEERQRVRFACMTRPVVVDSSRPYVGMYRGKPALGRVYATHFIEKGSRYFYGP encoded by the coding sequence ATGCATGGACAGGTGTACGGACCGCACGATCCGTCGACGCCCTCGGCCCCGGCGGCCTACCTCGCCACCCTGGAGGGCCGGCTGACGGCCGACGGGTGCGCCACCCGCTGGGAGGACTGGGCCGGGGTGCCCGTGCTGGTGGGGCGACGGTCGGACTTCCGGCTGCGCTGGATGGCGACGAAGTTGTATCTGTTCACCGTGGCCGCGGCGGTTCCGGAGATCACCGTGCCCGTCGTCGAGGGCTTCACCGAGCAGGTGACGAAGTACGCCAAGGACACCAAGGGCGGCCTGCCCGTCGGTCTGCAGAACGGGGTCGGCGCGTTCCCCGTCCTGGTCAGCGACCGTGTCGACCCGGCCGCCGTGCGATGGGCGGAGGAGCGCCAGCGTGTCCGGTTCGCCTGTATGACACGGCCTGTCGTGGTCGACAGCTCCCGCCCGTACGTGGGCATGTACCGCGGCAAGCCGGCCCTCGGGCGCGTCTACGCCACGCACTTCATCGAGAAGGGCTCGCGGTACTTCTACGGTCCGTGA
- a CDS encoding DUF445 domain-containing protein — MERTEPEDAGAEGRSARPGAPGHHATTAVDQAERTTTGPGRERRATTAPGPTNRAMTSFSPADEEKRRGVRQMKLTATGLLLFVALVYVLATWASHEGAGAWAGYVAAAAEAGMVGALADWFAVTALFRHPLGLPIPHTAIIPTKKDQLGVSLGEFVGENFLSSDVVRQRLRAVGIGSRLGAWLAEPEHADRVTAELAAALRGALTVLRDSDVQAVVGEAITRRADAQEIAPGIGKMLEKIVADGGHKRVVDLICIRAHDWLVLHDEQVMDAIQGGAPGWTPRFVDKKVGERVYKELLRFVTEMRDAPSHPARGALDRFLTDFACDLQSDTDTRARVERLKGEVLGRGEVQDLIASAWTAVRSMIVSAAEDERSELRLRVRASLLSLGARMATDPKLQAKVDRWVEGAAVYVVTTYRTEITSLITDTVAGWDAEHTTRKIEAHIGRDLQFIRINGTVVGSLAGLLIYTVSRIVGA, encoded by the coding sequence ATGGAACGAACAGAACCGGAAGACGCGGGCGCCGAAGGGCGGTCCGCCCGGCCCGGCGCCCCCGGCCACCACGCGACGACCGCCGTCGACCAGGCCGAACGCACGACGACCGGCCCCGGCCGGGAGCGGCGCGCGACGACCGCCCCCGGCCCGACGAACCGTGCGATGACCTCGTTCAGCCCCGCCGACGAGGAGAAGCGCCGCGGTGTCCGCCAGATGAAACTGACGGCCACCGGCCTGCTGCTCTTCGTCGCCCTCGTGTACGTCCTCGCGACATGGGCGTCCCACGAGGGCGCCGGAGCCTGGGCCGGCTATGTCGCGGCCGCCGCCGAGGCCGGCATGGTCGGCGCGCTCGCCGACTGGTTCGCGGTCACGGCCCTCTTCCGCCACCCGCTCGGCCTGCCCATCCCGCACACCGCGATCATCCCCACCAAGAAGGACCAGCTGGGCGTCTCGCTCGGCGAGTTCGTCGGCGAGAACTTCCTCTCCTCCGACGTCGTACGACAGCGTCTGCGCGCCGTGGGCATCGGCAGCCGTCTCGGTGCCTGGCTCGCCGAACCGGAGCACGCCGACCGGGTCACCGCCGAGCTCGCCGCCGCGCTCAGAGGCGCCCTGACCGTGCTGCGCGACTCCGACGTGCAGGCGGTGGTCGGAGAGGCGATCACCCGCCGCGCCGACGCCCAGGAGATAGCGCCCGGCATAGGGAAGATGCTGGAGAAGATCGTCGCGGACGGCGGCCACAAGCGGGTCGTGGACCTGATCTGCATCCGCGCCCACGACTGGCTGGTGCTCCACGACGAGCAGGTCATGGACGCGATCCAGGGCGGCGCGCCCGGCTGGACCCCGCGCTTCGTCGACAAGAAGGTCGGCGAGCGGGTCTACAAGGAGTTGCTCCGCTTCGTCACCGAGATGCGCGACGCCCCCTCCCACCCGGCCCGCGGCGCCCTCGACCGCTTCCTCACCGACTTCGCCTGCGACCTCCAGTCCGACACCGACACCCGCGCGCGCGTGGAGCGCCTGAAGGGCGAGGTGCTCGGCCGCGGCGAGGTCCAGGACCTGATCGCCTCCGCCTGGACGGCCGTACGATCCATGATCGTGTCCGCCGCCGAGGACGAGCGCAGTGAGCTGCGGCTGCGCGTGCGGGCCTCCCTGCTCTCGCTGGGCGCCCGCATGGCCACCGATCCCAAGCTCCAGGCCAAGGTCGACCGGTGGGTCGAGGGCGCGGCGGTGTACGTGGTCACGACGTACCGGACCGAGATCACCTCCCTCATCACCGACACGGTGGCCGGCTGGGACGCCGAGCACACGACCAGGAAGATCGAGGCCCACATCGGCCGTGACCTGCAGTTCATCCGGATCAACGGCACGGTGGTGGGCTCGTTGGCCGGGTTGCTGATCTATACGGTGTCGCGGATCGTGGGGGCGTAG
- a CDS encoding DUF2269 family protein, with product MNKFLLAVHVLAAIVAVGPVTVAASMFPPSARKALAEPADAQALSTVRVLHRICRLYATVGVAVPVFGFATAKNMGVLGDTWLIVSIALTTLAAVVLAALVLPRQTALMEGIEGVEDVEERIEQGVGAGGEGAANAGAGRVGPRDTARLAMFTGLFNLLWAIVTILMIVRPGSTTGA from the coding sequence GTGAACAAGTTCCTACTCGCCGTGCACGTCCTCGCCGCGATCGTCGCCGTCGGGCCCGTCACCGTCGCCGCCAGCATGTTCCCGCCCAGCGCGCGCAAGGCACTCGCCGAGCCCGCAGACGCACAGGCCCTCTCCACCGTGCGGGTGCTGCACCGCATCTGCCGCCTGTACGCGACGGTCGGCGTCGCCGTGCCCGTGTTCGGGTTCGCCACGGCCAAGAACATGGGCGTGCTCGGCGACACCTGGCTGATCGTCTCGATCGCGCTGACGACCCTGGCCGCCGTCGTCCTCGCCGCGCTGGTCCTGCCCCGGCAGACCGCGCTCATGGAGGGCATAGAGGGCGTGGAGGACGTGGAGGAACGCATAGAACAAGGCGTGGGGGCGGGCGGGGAAGGTGCGGCGAACGCCGGAGCCGGCCGTGTCGGCCCGCGGGACACCGCCCGGCTCGCCATGTTCACCGGGCTCTTCAACCTTCTCTGGGCCATCGTCACGATCCTGATGATTGTCCGACCGGGGTCCACCACGGGCGCCTAG